The Ostrea edulis chromosome 1, xbOstEdul1.1, whole genome shotgun sequence genomic sequence TTCTACCGTACGCTTAAATCTGGTGCGGAAAGCTTTAGGGATATTCATCTTGTCAATAAATTTTGTTGCGTCTGTAATCAGCAGTTGTTTCCCCTGCCACCAATCAAGTAGGAATATTCCTGTTTTTAATGAGTGTTGCAGACTCATTTATTACGAAGTTAAACAggggtaacgaacagtgatcaatctcataatcccataagcaatacaaaatagatagttggtcaaacacggacccctggacacaccagaggtgggatcatgtgcataggaggagtaagcaccccctgtcgaccggtcacacaagAGTAAAATGAAACACCTCCAGATTTTGTCTTAAGGTATAAAAATTTATAGAGAATTTGGAATAAATCAGTATGTATAGAACCGCACCATCTTAGTACAAGAGCTATCATCCTGAGTTGTATAAAACTCCAGGCAAACCACCCACTACATATACGTATGCAGgacttttataaaaaaaaaaaaaaaaaaaaaaaaaaaaaaaggataatAAGTGCAGAAAATAATATTCTTGAAAATATGCTTGATATTATTCTATACCTTTTAGAATTATTCAATTTAGGGAGGAGCAATTTTGGTAACCTGATTTTAAAGTTCGCtgggatgtacatgtacttttgtgtATTTGGTTTCTATACATTGAAAAACTATGATATAAGTGAGAATTTTGTAGTGGTTTGAAAATCATGAGATAGGGTACCCATTACAAATGAGCCACCAGAAAACATACAAAAATGTAATGCTTCCAGTTGTAATATATCCTGTGTAAAACAAATCTATTTGAAAACAGTAGGAAGAGCTGGCTGAACGAACCATGTGACTATCATGCATAATTAGGCCgctctttgcacactgattttgaatactgATTGCTccatttacatgatcaagacagggatcacggtggatgtgaccggtcgacatgggatgcttactcctcctaggtacctgattccacctctggtgtgtccaggggtccgtgtttacccaactctttattctatattgcttacaggagttatagggttatcttcaactttttatataaatgattaagCCTAACAACATGTCATTTGTGGGGAAAATAGAACAAAATGAAATCCTAATAATTTGCATATCTTTTGTATACGAACTAAGACCTTGTTAAATATAAAAGTTCTAGATTAAACCAGTAGGAGGGTCGATCCGGAGATAGTCGGACAAGTCATAAATTCCACATGAATAATTTCTCAAATGGCAATGTTGAACAGCTGTtaattgaaaaaagaaatgaaagaaaatcgAGATCCTGACAGTATGCACAACCTTTCTATATATGATAAACCACCTGCATAGAATAAAAGTTCTAGTTTCAAAAGTGTTGGAGGAGTTAGCCTAGCTCCTTATGATGTAGGGTTTGATGTgaacatattttactgtatacgtGCGTATTATACAAATggtttacatgtattaaaggTCAATTACTTGAATAAAGCGTGATGTTAGGGTGGAAGGATGGACATGGGGAAAAACTCCACGCACCCGACGTTTAACAGTTTAATTTGCAGGAAAATAGAAAAGAAAGAATATAACCAAAAGGAAGTTGTAATTTACATATGAAGAACAAACATAGTAACAAAAAATGAATTGTTTTGTACTTTGATGCTTCAAAGGATTGTTAGCACCAAAACAGTCTCCGAATTTAATACACTCGAATGCGTACATGAATGGGATCATGCACAGAGTCAAACAGCTGATCTCTCTTAAAACCTGATAAATCAATTTTTCCAGTTCCAATGTATTCTTGGAAAAGATATATACCTGTTGTTAAAATTCGCTAGATAATTTACATTTGATAAAACACTTTGCTTGATGATGAAGGCGGAAGTTCTAACAAGtgatatatttcaaatcatACATTTACAGACTTACTCTACGAAATAAAGTGCTTGCCCCACTGAAAATAGATGCATCATAATTCATCGTAAAAGTTTGCCCCACCTACACGCAACAGtttggattaaataaatacaacaGACCTTCGTTGCCGTATTAATTAAACATTACCTGGTTAAGGGCAGTGTTTTGCCACACGCTCTCTGATTTCAGCTGGATAATGAGGCTACATTATGACAGAAATGAGGAATTCactgattgtttgttttatcgGATGTTTAACCTTAGTGTGTGCTCACTACCCATCTGTAGGATATCAGAGGCCGCATCACCATAGTATATTCTATCCTAGGCCTTCTTTGTATCCTAGTCTATATTTTCGCCGTCCATTGTTTAATATTTATCCTAGATTTTATCCACGTGTAGGTATTCCTCATTCGCCTCGTAGAATGTTTCATCCAACTCCAAAAGTACATGCCAGTTGTGCTACTGAACAAAATTTTGGAGGTCGGACTGCCGTACCAACTAAAGCAGCTAAAGCATCGTCTTATGATAGAAAAAATACACAGATAGAGCCTGTGCAACCGTCGGCGTTTGAAAACGTATATCCAGCAGTAGAATCGCAACCTGTTAACCTTGTGCAAGATGTTGCTCATACTGCTCCAGCAACACCGTTTATTCTGAACAGCAAACCCTCTCTGGCTCCAGAAGTAAAACCTAGCCATGATAAACATTCAGGATCAGAATCTGGACACCTGTTTGGAGTCAAACCAACCCTCAGGCTTGAGAGGACAAACAGTTCTAACGATACATCTAGTGATCCTAGAAATCCAGACTGGAATTATTTTGACTTCATAACCAACAAAGACTTTATATTAAAACTGATAGAAAATAAGCTGATCAAGCTGCAAAACAAGGAGAAAGTGGTGGGTGGTATATCTGTAAATACTCAGCTGTACGATCAGATCAAGAGGATCGAGGACGCTATGGGTATCACTGTGGCCCTGGACAATGTCACAACCACTGTCCCACCAGTGTCGACCAATACTCCAGGTAATCGCACGTCTAAATATTGTGTCATGTTGTCTTGTGTTACAAAACATGTTTCTTATTCCATTTATTAGTCCCCGTCGTTCTTCTAGAGtgaagtttgtttttttacatgtgtattggttgttttttttatttttttttttaccctcaATCGTTTGATtacattttaatataaaacGCTAATGGATTTGAGCAAAATGTTCCAGCTTACGAGTGTTTCATCTACAATGGTTACTGCACTTCTTGAAACAGAGTTTACACATACACTGCCTGTTGACCATTCCAGGAGGTGCAAGAAGCATATGTTTATAATGTgacagaaatatttttcttaatacATGAAATTATGCGTTcacatttcaattttattttcaatgtacCAAGCCCTAAATGCAGTTTACTTCATCTCCTATGCAAGTTAACTGACTGAAAATATTAAATTGACAGCTTGAAGGAAGTGTGAAAAAAAACTATACAGACTGTTTAGAGTCAGTGCCAAAATGCATTTCATTTCATCAAcgttagatttatttttaaggtaaaattaattaaagtaCGCATGAAGGTGAAGTTGTGTAATTAGATAGTCATTCATTTGGGTCAGTTCTAGAATACATTACATCCTTCGTGACAAACTAACACTTGCGTTACCATTTGGGTCAAAATATTTAGCTATTCAAGCACCAAACTCTTCGTGGTTTTCTTTTAGAACGtgtaaaaaatataaacataaaacTTAATGTTCCTAAGCacaaaattgatttaattactttaaaactaGCACATTCGTTAAATACCTTTAGCCAAGATTGCTGTATTAGCAACGTTCAACAGCCGAAGTCACGTGTTTGATATTGTACGGAAAATCTATTTCAACATTGTTGTGCGATTGTAGTTTATATAAGGATTTGATTAACAATTTGACGAGCAATTTCATGTTAACACAACGTTAAACATGTTACCTGTCTGACTACATATTTATGGAGGCATTAAGTCCAAAGCACTGCCAAGATATGTTGTCGTCTTTTGAATATTTGAGTTATGTTGTTTACATGGAATAAAGTATGAGGTTATGCTTGAGTTACCCGTATAAACTGTTCAAAGACGATATAAAGAACCACAAGGATCCGTATTGGGACCGTTGTTGTTCGTCATATTCCTAAATTACTTACCCAACATTGTTGACGTGTTAATAAGGCTGGTCTATGTTCAAGTCTTAAAACCTTCTTATCTTACCGTGAATTCCTCCAAAGACCATTGATCTATCTTTAAGACAAGCCTCTTTGTTCTTAACCAATGGAATCCCCCCAGTGTCACCCTCTTATTTGATAGCTCCAGTGGATAGAAAGAGCACTTGGTGTTTTCGAAACAAAATCATGACCGTTTTCTCACAAATAAAGTAATTGACAAACTTGTAAGTTAGATCATGTGTATGGTAGGAAGTACCGTGTAGCGGGTTTTGTGTGTAGATATTTACCGGTGTAATTTTGGTTTATTCAGGCAATTTTCAAAGATTCaccaaaataataaaatcattcTACATCagtgtacatatacattgtataaataaatgaaaatgtgttCACTAAACTTTTATCCGTTATACATAGACCTTGTAGATTAGTGTCCCAACAAAGGACCGGCTATACGGTAGTTGAGAAACTTGTTAGTGAAATCCTGTTCATGGTAGGAAGTAGTTGACAAACTTGTTAGTCAAATCCTGTTTATGGTAGGAAGTAGGTGACAAACGTTTTAGTCAAATCCTTTTTATGGTAGGAAGTAGTTAACAAACTTGTTACTCAAATCCTGTTTATGGTAGGAAGTAGTTGACAAACTTGTTAGTCAAATCCTGTTTATGGTAGTAAGTAGGTGACAAACTTTTTAGTCAAATCCTGTTTATGGTAGGAAGTAGTTGACAAACTTGTTACTCAAATCCTGTTTATGGTAGGAAGTAGTTGACAAACTTGCTAGTCAGATCCTGTTTATGGAAGGAAGTAGTTGACAAATTTGTATGTCAGATCCTCTTTTCAGTAGGAAGTAGTTAATAAACTTGTAAGTTAGATCCTGTTGATGGGACCATACGGCTTTTAAATAaaaagcaccccccccccccaaagaagcAAAAACAAACGTGAGAAGAACCCTTGCCTTACTGCGTGGATGTTAGAGACAGGAGTGTACAGTGATGATCAGCTTTTATTGAATGTCAAAGCAAATTAACCCAATAAAGATCaatgatctaaaaaaaaaaaaaaagagacttTACCTGTATAATCAGCCATATTTAATACATGTTTGGGAATATATATCgtaatataaataatatgaaGCGGCATTTCGTAATATAACGCCATGATGAATGGATTTTCACTCGTGACACATTTCATTCTCTCTGGAAACCGTCACTTCATGTCGCGTTCGTAAAAAATAACATCTGGCATGCAACATGTACAAGTTACTAGGGTCTGCCCTGGGTCAATTACACTACATGATAAAACGTATATCCCGAATTTCCTATACTTTTAATGAAtagatattatttttaaaaatctgaattctttcttcaaaatgatatattttgaaaactggtAAAGTGAAGTAAAAAATGTCTCATCTTATTATCATGATGTCAAGGTACTTTAACATTTACaacaataattttgtatttttagctGACAACCGAGAAGGACAGTACACGGCTTTATCGACTTTTATGGGGAACTTTTTCTGTGCATGGTGTAAATCTCACAGTGGAAGACGAAAAAGCACCTGCCTTAAGTTTTGTTTCAATGACATCATCCAGAAAAACGGGCGTGGCGAGGAGACAGACTCGACAAGTTCCTAGCAAACGTACAGCTGAATAGGACGTATTTCTCTGACAGCTCCTGCCTATAGGACTTATAAATTAGCAAGGATCTCATGAACTCGTCTCACACAGACTTCATCTAAATGAAGAAACAATCTCTGTGCTTGCAGGTTCTTCTGAAGAATTCCAATACATACACTATTCTGTGATTTAGATTGTAGCTCACTGTGGGTTTGTCCTGTtatgcattttttgtaaattatatgtGATATCATTTCCCcgaaataaattatttattgtgCGGTTAATATTCACACTTTTGCTGTAAGAGTTTATACACGATGCCTTGAAAACCCAATTCACAATCGTAAATGATAGTTTTACAGTACATCACCTAGGATTTTAACACAATCACAATCACAAGCAACAAACACTATTTTAATCTTGAATACTTTGAATAATTACCAATTCATAATAAATCTGGGcatattgaagaaaaaaaaaacttttctgaaaatcaaaattgaatTATATTTCGGTTTAACAAACGAGAAGTTTGTCGATACCGTAGCTCTACCGGTTTTAAATATCCATAGTCTCACCAAAACACAAAATGGATACAAAGAATTACACAACAAAATCCGTAGGTGGAGAAGTAATTATAAATGATTTTACAGATTAGTGTACAATTATCAACACTGGTCATGTTATTGATAAAACTAGAACATGGATGAAAAGAATTATTTCTGTATATAAAACGTCATGGAAATCGATGAAAACTGTAGGAGTAGCATTTCAAACTGAactaatttcatttcatacttAAACGGAATTACTGGCATATTGTTTATTGAAATACACATAAGTGTACACCTCTATTTAGTATTCCTTTGTTTAAAAATCCACTAACATTAGACAAGAACTGTTGAATGAgctgtattttgaaaatttgacgGATTAATTTATTTTCCGTCATAGTGACCCTgtacatattgattttttttctagtaaCAACGACCATCTTGTTTGTCGATATGAAATTAAGAACCAAAATTATAAAGTATCTCTGTAGACTTTTGTAAAATTGTATCATACAGTTACCACGTCGACGGATACCAACCACTACAGTTCTTCTGCTCTTTGAATAGTTGAATGAAAATACTAAAGGACAAAACCTATTCTCACTACCCTATAAAAGGAACTCGACTGTGGATAAAGAAAATCACAGACATTGATTACCGGTACTACACTATCTCCTCAACGACGAAGACTATCAACTTTATTAAAAAGTCTAGCTTATAAATTCATTACATATAGAATCGTACAGATTTATTGAATTTAGTCTTATTCAACGCCAGaagtccatgggccacatcgctcatttTGATAATTGTCCTCTTTCAGTCAGTCTATTGAGATCAGCATACTTGAATCTTTATTACAtaaaggaggagtaagcgtcccctgtcaaccagtcacacccgccgtgagccccatatcttgatcaggtaagtggatttattcgtagtcaaaatcagtgtgccaagaacggcctaacgatcggtaaacgtcagacagtatttgactcaatgataggttgtaatggcaaactagatggttataacgaccatagaaattgcgaaatactgattttaaacgagactattgaaacccctgcaccatcaatttgttttccAGTACaatgtttcaatttaaaaactaatcattcgcagaacaatctcttgtgtatcgaatctgttgagagatataaacaccatatgcaggtgacaatgcaatattgctatatagataagagaagttgacgatggagaagctgaatcaTCCATTTTATCAcaaagttaagttgttagtttgccgtcagtatctttttaataaaatatctaagtatggagcagaagtggacaacatTTTATCCTATGGTGCGCTGCCCTGTTACTAGGGGCTAACGTGTAAATAAATTTACTGTGTGCTTTACGTctcttcgagaatttttcactcttattaAAAAGGCGTCAGCTGTAactgaagtaccacaaattctGGCATATTCCTGGCGCTCAGGGCCATTGCAATGATTCCTTCTTAACGTGTAAACGCTTACTGCGAAACGGTATCTCCTTTCCTTGATGCAAAAGACCCACGGTTCTCCCTTCTAAATATCGAGCATTTGACGCGGGAGGAATAACTACCTATATTGATATCTATTGTTTGACGCAGTCATGGTACAAGCGGGGTTCGAATTCACGACCTCCTGGTAACGAAGGAGCTTAAATCTACATCAAATGTATATGAGGATAATTGCATTGCAACTTGAGAGGACTTtttgaaagtaaattttaatctgTTTCGTGGCCCCGCGATTTGAAAAACTAATTGATTGGACCAAAACACTCAACCGAGTAGACATTTTCTCATCAGAGGGAGCGTTATGCAAGTTTCTCTTGCACATCTGTGAACGCGTTTCTACAAAAttcttataaaattttgaataattaatTCTGTAATTTccgaaaatattaaatttttggAAAATATGGTTCTTTTAATCATACGTCATGGATTCCCCTTATCTTCCTAAACTTTGACTtatattgtaaatgaataaacagtgatccatctcataaatcctacaaggaCTACAAAGTGGTGAACAGAACACAGACatctggaaacaccagaggtgggatcaggtgtctaggaagagtataagcatcctctgttgactgGTTACAACTGCAGTGACCGCAATGAGCCCGATATCTTGATCacataaacggagtaatctgtagtcaaagcCAGTATCAAAAGAagggtctaacaattggtatgaaccATTCTACCTAATGACAAAATAAGATCATTACAAGAACcgtataatttgcaaaatgctaacTTGAAATCCTCGtaacattatatttttttttcggtAGCCTGTGTCGCCTTAGAAATTGACCATACATTCACAATCTCCCGGTTACGAACCATAGAGGAAAAGGTTTTTAATCGTAATTGTGTATTCATGTACCTTTCCTGGAGAAACCACcactcaaatacatgtacatggaagatatacaggcgcggatccagaaattttttccaggggggggggggggggtgtcgaaccttttcacaaaatcgaacccgtgatataactcaattttcttataaatcgttatattgtaatttttttttatctttgcaaataacaggggggggggggtcctgacacccccccccctctagatccgcgcatgataTATATAAGTGTCAAGAAggtatatgaaatattgacatGTGAAGTCACCTCGGTGTTAAAAGTGTACTATCAGCTAGTACATGTTTACAATAATTTCTGCAATGCAAATAAGCCTCATTGTTAAGCTTTTAAACTTACATCAATTTAAAAGATGATCAACATAAATTTTTGATCTGGTCGGCTCACCACCTGAGACTGACAAAAGTCAGCGACTAAATGCTTTACACCATTAAACTTGCAATTAAAATCTGCACGCCTTGTCAACTGTTGGGGCCAAGGGCAAGGGTAGTGATAACTTCACAACGGAGAaattgtcaaattaattttaaataatatattcttttg encodes the following:
- the LOC125646948 gene encoding uncharacterized protein LOC125646948 yields the protein MTEMRNSLIVCFIGCLTLVCAHYPSVGYQRPHHHSIFYPRPSLYPSLYFRRPLFNIYPRFYPRVGIPHSPRRMFHPTPKVHASCATEQNFGGRTAVPTKAAKASSYDRKNTQIEPVQPSAFENVYPAVESQPVNLVQDVAHTAPATPFILNSKPSLAPEVKPSHDKHSGSESGHLFGVKPTLRLERTNSSNDTSSDPRNPDWNYFDFITNKDFILKLIENKLIKLQNKEKVVGGISVNTQLYDQIKRIEDAMGITVALDNVTTTVPPVSTNTPADNREGQYTALSTFMGNFFCAWCKSHSGRRKSTCLKFCFNDIIQKNGRGEETDSTSS